A single region of the Brachypodium distachyon strain Bd21 chromosome 3, Brachypodium_distachyon_v3.0, whole genome shotgun sequence genome encodes:
- the LOC100846821 gene encoding disease resistance protein RPP13 — protein sequence MAEIVSATSGVMNPLLGKLTALLGEEYKKLTGVRKQASFLKDELSAMKALLDKLELMDEPDPLAKDWRDHVREMSYDMENCIDDFIHDLGVGGADAKVGFVRKTAQRLRRLGRRHKIADRIEELKVLALEVNERRLRYKVDDYINSASGAVPVDPRISAIYKEAAGLVGIDGPREEIVNWLTASVRKLNVVSIVGFGGLGKTTLAKQVYDEIRGKFECMAFVSVSQRPDMTSLLSGLQLKLRVDESRRAHEVTDIIDRLREHLKNKRYLIVVDDLWDQSAWDTIRCVFPEGDNGGTVIVTTRLDDVACAACHDHHGYIYRMKPLAKEDSKRLFFSRVFRSEDGCPPQFQEVSTQILKKCGGLPLAIITIASLLASRQARSRSDWESIKDSLGTNLAAYPTLEGMKNILNLSYINLPLRLRACFLYLGMYPEDREIRRDDLTRQWVAEGFVSGPHGADLEEVAKSYFNELINRSMIQPGKENMYGEVDYCRVHDLMLDLILSKCTENNFLSAAHGYEEMERMHGCNYKIRRLSLSLSAGGAATPGLTAPATSLSQVRSFARFGDSKYTPPLCLFEYLRVLVFEFSGYLDMTIDLSAIGHLFLLRYLKVSAESASINLPVEVKGLVHLETLEMSCLSAQSLPSDVVCLPNLFRLILRCDNGLPQGIRNMKSIRTLHCFGMWKSSVEDIKGLGELTTLRDLQLESRYGGGLTEDGVDALVSSVGKLRGLKRLSLDCQRARYDHRLESLPDHPLPRIEVLDLRWWRLVRVPQWIGGLRCLQVLYLSIAQFSSENVRVPGMLPSLVDATFEVVDIPQDKVVVGTGLFPALERVDFCAREEDATAYLGFEAGAMPKLRTLWFEFGLREWGGVTPGGMHNLLALEQIYVRLWHMGNVTPEQPEQVLRDFESAFDDVSRAHPARPAVSVTWL from the exons ATGGCAGAAATCGTGAGCGCGACCAGCGGGGTGATGAACCCGCTCCTGGGCAAGCTCACCGCGCTGCTCGGGGAGGAATACAAGAAGCTCACAGGCGTGAGGAAGCAGGCCTCGTTCCTCAAGGATGAGCTCAGCGCCATGAAAGCTCTCCTCGACAAGCTCGAGCTCATGGACGAACCTGATCCCTTGGCCAAGGACTGGAGGGACCATGTCAGGGAGATGTCCTATGACATGGAGAACTGCATCGATGACTTCATTCATGACCTTGGCGTTGGCGGTGCCGATGCCAAGGTGGGCTTCGTCCGGAAGACGGCGCAACGTCTCAGGAGGCTGGGGAGGCGTCATAAGATCGCTGACCGGATCGAGGAGCTCAAGGTTCTTGCACTCGAGGTGAACGAACGGCGACTGAGGTACAAGGTTGATGATTATATCAACTCTGCCTCCGGCGCCGTTCCTGTCGATCCCCGGATCTCGGCGATATACAAAGAGGCGGCGGGTCTTGTGGGTATTGATGGCCCAAGGGAAGAAATTGTCAACTGGTTGACTGCTAGTGTGAGAAAGCTTAACGTGGTGTCCATTGTCGGATTCGGGGGCCTAGGTAAAACCACACTTGCGAAGCAAGTGTACGATGAGATCCGAGGCAAGTTTGAATGCATGGCATTTGTCTCAGTTTCTCAAAGGCCTGACATGACAAGCCTTCTCAGTGGCCTACAGTTGAAGCTTAGGGTGGACGAGTCCCGTCGCGCTCACGAGGTGACAGACATTATCGACCGGCTTAGAGAACATCTCAAGAATAAAAg GTACCTTATTGTAGTTGACGACTTGTGGGATCAATCTGCATGGGATACTATTAGATGTGTCTTTCCAGAAGGTGATAATGGGGGAACAGTAATAGTTACCACGCGATTGGATGATGTGGCTTGTGCGGCATGCCATGATCATCATGGATACATTTATAGAATGAAGCCACTTGCCAAGGAAGACTCGAAGAGGTTATTCTTCAGTAGAGTATTCAGGTCTGAAGATGGCTGTCCACCTCAATTTCAAGAAGTTTCAACTCAGATTTTGAAGAAGTGTGGTGGATTGCCACTTGCAATTATCACCATAGCAAGCTTATTAGCTAGTCGCCAAGCAAGATCAAGGAGTGACTGGGAAAGTATAAAGGATTCTCTGGGGACCAATTTGGCTGCATATCCCACCTTGGAAgggatgaaaaatatattaaaccTTAGCTACATTAATCTTCCTCTTCGTCTCCGGGCATGTTTTCTGTATCTCGGTATGTATCCTGAGGACCGCGAGATCAGGAGGGATGATCTGACACGACAATGGGTAGCCGAAGGCTTTGTCAGTGGTCCTCATGGGGCAGATTTGGAGGAAGTTGCCAAAAGTTATTTCAATGAGCTTATCAACAGAAGCATGATTCAGCCTGGTAAAGAAAACATGTACGGAGAGGTGGATTATTGCAGAGTGCACGATCTGATGCTTGATTTGATTTTAAGCAAGTGTACCGAGAACAACTTTCTGAGTGCAGCACACGGCTATGAAGAGATGGAAAGAATGCATGGGTGCAACTACAAGATTCGTCGATTATCCCTGAGCTTGAGCGCAGGTGGCGCGGCAACACCAGGTTTGACCGCACCTGCTACTAGCCTGTCACAGGTTCGATCATTTGCAAGGTTTGGAGATTCCAAGTACACACCTCCTCTTTGTCTGTTTGAGTATCTCCGGGTGCTAGTCTTTGAGTTTTCAGGATATTTGGACATGACAATCGACCTCAGTGCTATCGGGCACTTGTTTCTGCTGAGGTATTTGAAGGTTTCAGCGGAATCGGCGAGTATAAATCTCCCTGTTGAAGTTAAAGGGCTTGTTCATCTGGAGACTCTGGAGATGTCCTGCTTGTCAGCGCAAAGCTTACCGTCAGATGTGGTTTGCTTGCCCAATTTGTTCCGTCTGATCCTTCGGTGTGATAATGGGCTGCCTCAAGGGATCCGGAACATGAAATCCATCCGCACCCTGCATTGTTTTGGCATGTGGAAGAGCTCGGTGGAGGATATCAAGGGACTGGGCGAGCTGACCACTCTGAGGGACTTGCAGCTGGAGTCGCGGTACGGAGGCGGTTTAACGGAGGATGGCGTGGATGCTTTGGTCTCCTCCGTTGGAAAGCTCCGTGGCCTCAAGCGCCTCTCTCTCGATTGCCAGCGTGCACGCTATGACCACCGGCTGGAGTCATTACCGGATCATCCTCTTCCCCGCATCGAGGTACTGGATCTGAGATGGTGGCGGTTGGTAAGAGTGCCCCAATGGATCGGTGGTCTCCGCTGCCTCCAGGTCCTCTATCTATCCATTGCTCAATTCTCGTCGGAGAACGTTCGTGTTCCTGGAATGCTGCCCTCGCTCGTCGATGCCACCTTCGAAGTGGTGGATATCCCTCAGGACAAGGTGGTGGTGGGCACGGGACTATTCCCGGCTCTGGAGCGCGTGGATTTCTGCGCTCGTGAAGAAGATGCCACGGCATACCTAGGCTTCGAGGCAGGAGCCATGCCCAAGCTACGGACGCTCTGGTTCGAGTTCGGGCTGCGGGAGTGGGGCGGGGTGACGCCGGGCGGCATGCACAACCTGTTAGCCCTCGAGCAGATCTACGTCCGTCTCTGGCACATGGGCAACGTGACACCTGAGCAACCGGAACAAGTGCTCAGAGACTTCGAGTCCGCGTTCGACGACGTCTCGCGGGCGCACCCAGCACGTCCTGCCGTTTCTGTCACATGGTTGTAG